The Sulfurospirillum halorespirans DSM 13726 genome has a window encoding:
- the mqnE gene encoding aminofutalosine synthase MqnE, which yields MTLIEKLENNQRLTLEDGVALYDLDLFTLGKYANQRRRTLHGNKVFFNVNRHINPTNICKDICKFCAFSANRKNPNPYTMSHEEILSILDNSVKNNHITEVHVVSAHNPDAGFEWYMEIFSKIKERFPSLHVKALTAAEINFLATEYNLSFDEVIDKMIEYGVDSMPGGGAEIFDEKVRENVCKGKVSSAEWLQIHELWHKRGHESNATMLFGHVEKREHRIDHMLRLRDLQDRTNGFNAFIPLVYQRDNNYLHVDDFLSSTEILKTFAISRLMLDNIKHIKAYWATSTINLALVAQEYGADDLDGTIEAEAIQSAAGANSAKGLGLQSILELIETSGFTAVERDSLYNELKIY from the coding sequence ATGACTCTTATTGAGAAGCTAGAAAATAATCAACGATTAACGTTAGAAGATGGTGTTGCGCTCTACGATCTTGACCTTTTTACCCTAGGCAAATATGCCAATCAACGACGGCGTACGCTTCATGGCAACAAAGTCTTTTTCAATGTCAACCGACATATTAACCCCACGAATATCTGCAAAGACATCTGCAAATTTTGCGCTTTTTCAGCCAACCGTAAAAACCCAAATCCTTATACCATGAGCCACGAAGAGATTTTGAGCATATTGGACAACTCGGTTAAAAACAACCACATTACCGAAGTGCATGTGGTCTCTGCGCACAATCCTGATGCGGGGTTTGAGTGGTATATGGAGATTTTTTCCAAAATCAAAGAGCGTTTTCCCTCTTTACATGTAAAGGCGTTGACGGCGGCGGAGATCAACTTTTTAGCCACGGAATACAACCTCAGTTTTGATGAGGTCATCGACAAGATGATCGAGTACGGCGTAGACTCGATGCCCGGTGGTGGCGCTGAGATCTTTGATGAAAAAGTGCGTGAGAATGTTTGTAAAGGTAAAGTAAGCTCTGCCGAATGGTTGCAGATTCATGAACTCTGGCACAAACGTGGACACGAGTCCAATGCGACGATGCTCTTTGGACATGTGGAAAAACGTGAACATCGCATCGATCATATGCTTCGCCTTCGTGACCTGCAAGACCGCACAAATGGCTTTAACGCGTTCATTCCTCTTGTCTATCAACGTGACAATAACTATTTACATGTAGACGATTTTTTAAGCTCTACTGAAATTCTCAAAACCTTTGCGATCAGCCGTTTGATGCTCGATAACATCAAGCACATTAAGGCGTACTGGGCAACTTCCACGATCAATCTTGCTCTGGTTGCACAAGAGTATGGCGCGGATGATCTGGATGGAACGATTGAAGCCGAAGCGATCCAATCGGCTGCTGGTGCCAACAGTGCTAAAGGGCTTGGGTTGCAGAGCATTTTAGAGCTCATCGAAACGAGTGGCTTTACCGCAGTGGAGCGCGATAGCCTCTATAACGAACTCAAAATTTACTAA
- a CDS encoding response regulator, protein MIKRWALFLTLLSFFMLPSFVYCAAEKQTLRYSQSTLEPFMMIHNQTPSGLMVDYLHLLETKITVKFDYRYYPDHWSVVLQKFNAGEFDVLPGYIRVDAPLHNVMSKPLFHFNLVLAGRKSDILISDLEEVSKQNLFLAVVADSSVQKHLAKNYPKIRTYLVKNIQEGLIAVEHKKVDLFVDMAPTLGYALQNSGLAHLKIVGILKDQFNLVLALNDASLLPLINQGIEAISEAEKDALYKKYIKIEIKEKVDYALIVKIVSIAFFAFICIGVWLAILKREIHRRKLAEEKATHANLRLQRTAEELKISMAKTAHAHQAKSQFLANMSHEIRTPMNTIIGMTELILRKDLPEKERHYLTKVAEAGHHLLDIINDILDFSKIEADKIQLESIPFQLEELIVSVSDLISMKAQQKGLELLIDMGNITPHHYKGDPLRLKQILLNLLSNAVKFTTKGEVIIRLRARVEKDGTHKIRFEIKDSGIGITQEQAVGLFSAFSQADMSTTRHYGGTGLGLSIAQGLVAMMDGVIYCESVYGMGSTFWFEIPLHVDSTYALPSPTFITKALKILVVDDNETALEIFAEILHQFGVECVTCKSANEALVLLNNGFKADVAIIDWKMEGMDGITLFQLMQEQYGDQITSIMMVTAYDKEELIAKLGANQPYAVLVKPITASMLFDTLTDMCGHQRLIEPLHHAHEKELRQSFLEGITVLLAEDNESNQLVATEILGEVGIRVHVTQNGQEALDWLAAHPLPDLILMDCQMPVLDGFKATRRIRKTLGLSVPIVAMTANAMKGDEQKCYDAGMDGYVAKPIDAQKLIQEIARFCHKPAPEIAHETAEALALEGINTLQAIQRLGGNATLYYQFLKRFEKEQIHFRQTYRTTVLDNDLQSAKRVCHTLKGMAGTLGMDTLSALAQQAELSAHPLAPNDPLLRSIEQEILSLCQKIQPLVLHSEIPKMAITPASLTRLVAKLKCADATALDDAMMLIQSTDATLLEAFEQIKAFEFENAVALIETTLPKPISKEAD, encoded by the coding sequence ATGATAAAAAGATGGGCACTTTTTCTCACCCTCCTCTCGTTCTTTATGCTGCCATCCTTTGTGTATTGTGCCGCTGAAAAACAGACACTTCGTTATAGCCAAAGCACATTAGAGCCTTTTATGATGATTCACAACCAAACACCCAGTGGGTTAATGGTAGATTATCTGCACCTTTTAGAGACAAAAATCACTGTAAAATTTGACTACCGCTACTATCCTGATCATTGGAGTGTGGTGCTTCAAAAATTTAATGCGGGGGAGTTTGATGTGCTTCCTGGCTACATCCGAGTTGACGCCCCTTTGCATAATGTGATGAGCAAACCTCTTTTTCATTTTAACCTCGTTTTAGCCGGGCGCAAATCCGACATCTTGATTTCCGATCTTGAAGAAGTTTCCAAACAAAATCTCTTTCTTGCCGTCGTTGCAGACTCATCGGTGCAAAAACACCTTGCCAAAAATTACCCTAAAATTAGAACCTATTTGGTGAAAAATATCCAAGAGGGATTGATTGCCGTTGAGCATAAAAAAGTAGATCTGTTCGTTGACATGGCACCCACGTTAGGATACGCTCTGCAAAACAGTGGACTCGCTCATCTTAAAATTGTGGGTATTTTGAAAGATCAATTTAACCTCGTTTTGGCACTTAATGACGCCTCTTTGCTCCCTTTGATAAACCAAGGTATCGAGGCAATCAGTGAAGCGGAAAAAGATGCACTCTATAAAAAATACATCAAAATCGAGATTAAAGAGAAAGTCGATTACGCTTTGATTGTAAAGATTGTGAGCATTGCATTTTTTGCTTTTATCTGTATTGGTGTGTGGCTAGCGATTCTGAAGCGCGAAATTCACAGACGTAAACTTGCAGAAGAAAAAGCCACACATGCAAACCTACGACTCCAACGCACCGCAGAAGAGCTTAAAATCTCTATGGCAAAAACTGCTCATGCTCACCAAGCCAAAAGCCAGTTTTTAGCCAATATGAGCCATGAAATACGCACCCCCATGAACACCATCATCGGTATGACCGAGCTTATTTTACGTAAAGATCTTCCTGAAAAAGAGCGCCATTACCTCACCAAAGTGGCGGAAGCAGGACACCATCTTTTAGATATTATCAACGATATTTTAGATTTTTCAAAAATTGAAGCCGACAAAATTCAACTCGAATCGATCCCTTTTCAACTCGAAGAGCTCATTGTCTCCGTGAGCGATCTTATCAGTATGAAAGCCCAACAAAAGGGGCTTGAATTACTTATAGATATGGGAAATATCACGCCCCATCACTACAAAGGTGATCCACTGCGGCTGAAGCAAATTCTGCTCAATCTGCTGAGTAATGCGGTGAAATTTACCACCAAAGGAGAGGTGATTATACGGCTTCGTGCTCGCGTGGAAAAAGATGGCACGCATAAAATTCGCTTTGAGATTAAAGACAGTGGTATTGGTATCACACAAGAGCAAGCCGTAGGACTCTTTAGCGCTTTTTCTCAAGCCGATATGTCAACCACGCGCCATTATGGCGGAACGGGACTGGGGCTTAGCATTGCACAAGGACTAGTGGCGATGATGGACGGTGTGATCTATTGTGAGAGTGTTTATGGGATGGGAAGTACCTTTTGGTTTGAGATTCCCTTGCACGTTGATTCGACCTACGCACTGCCCTCTCCAACATTCATCACCAAAGCGCTTAAAATTTTAGTCGTGGATGACAATGAAACCGCACTGGAAATTTTTGCTGAGATTCTCCACCAATTTGGGGTTGAATGCGTTACATGTAAAAGTGCCAACGAGGCATTGGTGCTGCTCAATAATGGCTTTAAAGCCGATGTAGCGATTATTGACTGGAAGATGGAAGGGATGGATGGCATCACCCTTTTTCAGCTGATGCAAGAGCAATACGGTGATCAAATCACCTCCATTATGATGGTCACCGCTTACGATAAAGAAGAGCTCATCGCCAAACTAGGCGCCAATCAACCCTACGCCGTGCTTGTCAAACCCATCACCGCATCAATGCTTTTTGATACACTCACCGACATGTGTGGGCATCAACGTCTCATCGAACCACTCCATCATGCCCATGAAAAAGAGCTACGCCAATCCTTCTTAGAGGGCATCACGGTGCTTTTGGCCGAAGACAACGAGAGCAACCAACTGGTAGCCACTGAAATCCTAGGCGAAGTCGGCATTCGTGTTCATGTGACCCAAAATGGTCAAGAAGCGTTGGATTGGCTAGCAGCACATCCTTTGCCTGATCTCATTTTGATGGATTGCCAAATGCCTGTTTTAGACGGCTTTAAAGCCACGCGTCGCATTCGAAAAACGCTTGGATTGAGCGTGCCTATTGTTGCGATGACCGCCAATGCGATGAAAGGGGATGAGCAAAAATGCTATGACGCAGGCATGGACGGCTATGTCGCAAAGCCCATCGATGCTCAAAAATTGATTCAGGAGATTGCACGTTTTTGCCATAAACCAGCTCCTGAAATAGCACATGAAACGGCTGAGGCATTGGCACTTGAGGGGATTAACACGCTTCAAGCGATCCAGCGTTTGGGTGGAAATGCAACACTTTACTACCAATTTCTAAAGCGCTTTGAAAAAGAACAGATTCATTTTCGCCAAACCTATCGCACCACGGTGTTAGACAATGATCTTCAAAGCGCAAAACGCGTCTGCCACACACTCAAAGGCATGGCAGGCACGCTGGGAATGGATACGCTCAGTGCTTTAGCCCAACAAGCAGAACTCAGCGCTCACCCTCTTGCGCCCAATGATCCTCTTTTACGCTCGATCGAGCAAGAGATTCTCTCCTTATGCCAAAAAATTCAACCCCTTGTCCTACACAGCGAGATTCCCAAAATGGCTATTACCCCAGCGTCACTGACACGCTTGGTTGCAAAGCTTAAATGCGCGGATGCCACAGCCTTGGATGATGCCATGATGCTGATTCAATCTACCGATGCAACGCTTTTGGAAGCGTTTGAGCAGATTAAAGCGTTTGAATTTGAAAATGCTGTCGCACTGATTGAGACAACCTTACCCAAACCCATTTCTAAAGAGGCAGACTAA
- a CDS encoding NCS2 family permease, whose product MDFFKLEKNGTTVKTEFTAGFTTFLTMMYIVPVNAIIMSKTGMPMEALITATALITIFSTILNGLWANTPIAMSVGMGLNAYFTFGLVLGMKVPWQTALGVVFISGVLFVVLSFTQLRVWIMKSVPIDLRRAISAGIGTFIAFIGLKSMGMIIANPAVLVGVGNFKNPNVLLGVLGLVLVFAFHSWKLKGAFILAVLATSVVAWVSGIAPYPTEFFSLPASISPIFLELDVTSALTLALFPVVITFLITDLFDSIGTLAGVGYRAGLFKDDGKELQKTLEVDAVATAAGALFGVSTTTAFVESAAGVEEGGRTGLTAVATGLFFILTLFMMPLFKAIPENAIYPVLVMVGVLMFSELSHVNFKDTAIAVSTFLIVIMMPLTFSITNGLAFGLISYLIVKLIKKEFQDINFGIVFLTFVSLIVFIVQ is encoded by the coding sequence TTGGACTTTTTCAAACTTGAAAAAAATGGTACGACGGTTAAAACCGAGTTTACAGCTGGTTTTACGACGTTTTTGACCATGATGTACATTGTGCCTGTGAATGCCATCATTATGAGCAAAACGGGTATGCCAATGGAGGCGTTGATCACAGCGACTGCTTTGATTACCATCTTTTCGACCATTTTAAATGGTCTTTGGGCAAATACTCCAATCGCGATGAGTGTTGGAATGGGACTGAACGCTTACTTTACGTTTGGGTTGGTTTTGGGGATGAAAGTGCCTTGGCAAACGGCGCTTGGCGTTGTTTTCATCTCAGGTGTTTTATTTGTAGTGCTCTCATTTACACAGCTTCGGGTGTGGATTATGAAAAGTGTGCCGATTGATCTAAGACGTGCGATTAGTGCGGGTATTGGGACGTTTATTGCGTTTATTGGTCTTAAAAGTATGGGCATGATTATCGCCAATCCTGCCGTTTTAGTGGGGGTTGGAAATTTTAAAAATCCCAATGTTCTTTTGGGCGTGCTCGGACTTGTTTTGGTGTTTGCGTTTCATTCATGGAAGCTTAAAGGTGCTTTTATCTTGGCAGTTCTTGCGACATCGGTTGTTGCGTGGGTTTCAGGTATTGCACCGTATCCGACAGAGTTTTTCTCCTTGCCAGCTTCGATTAGCCCGATCTTTTTAGAGCTTGATGTGACTTCAGCACTTACTTTAGCGCTGTTTCCTGTAGTGATTACCTTTTTGATTACAGACTTGTTTGATTCCATTGGTACCCTTGCAGGTGTTGGGTATCGTGCGGGGCTTTTTAAAGACGATGGAAAAGAGCTTCAAAAAACGCTTGAAGTGGACGCCGTTGCTACAGCTGCGGGAGCGCTATTTGGTGTTTCAACCACGACTGCCTTTGTTGAGAGTGCCGCAGGTGTGGAAGAGGGCGGTAGAACGGGCTTAACAGCGGTAGCGACAGGATTGTTTTTCATTTTAACGCTTTTTATGATGCCACTGTTTAAAGCGATTCCTGAAAATGCGATCTACCCTGTTTTAGTGATGGTTGGTGTTTTGATGTTTAGTGAGCTTTCCCATGTCAATTTTAAAGACACCGCCATTGCGGTTTCAACATTTTTAATTGTCATTATGATGCCACTAACGTTCTCGATTACCAACGGTCTTGCGTTCGGGTTGATTTCGTATTTGATCGTAAAGTTAATTAAGAAAGAGTTCCAAGATATTAATTTTGGTATTGTATTCTTAACATTTGTTAGTTTAATCGTATTTATTGTCCAATAA
- a CDS encoding phosphoribosyltransferase, translated as MRYYSYEEFKEDVNTLSKEIKPYNPDVILAVARGGMTLGHFLAEALEMRNLYSINSVHYEETRKLDTINIFNIPDLSKAKRVVIVDDIIDSGETMIEIERVLGAKYPDVDFKIAAVFYKEKALLRPDFAAREATEWIEFFWDFQIDNIK; from the coding sequence TTGCGTTATTACAGTTATGAAGAGTTTAAAGAAGATGTAAACACCCTGTCAAAAGAGATCAAGCCTTATAACCCTGATGTTATTTTAGCGGTGGCGCGTGGTGGTATGACCCTAGGTCATTTTTTAGCAGAAGCGTTGGAGATGCGCAATCTTTACTCCATCAATTCGGTGCATTATGAAGAGACGAGGAAGCTCGATACCATCAACATTTTTAATATCCCTGATTTAAGTAAAGCCAAACGAGTCGTGATTGTCGATGACATCATCGACAGCGGTGAGACGATGATCGAGATCGAGCGTGTGCTTGGTGCGAAGTATCCTGACGTGGATTTTAAAATCGCGGCAGTTTTTTACAAAGAAAAAGCACTGCTTCGTCCCGATTTTGCTGCGCGTGAAGCCACCGAGTGGATCGAATTTTTCTGGGATTTTCAGATTGACAACATCAAATAG
- a CDS encoding pentapeptide repeat-containing protein produces the protein MGAPLETISDRMDVFAETFKGVNLHGVKITKAEFDDCTFVSCDFSETVFSFCKFTECRFENCNLSLMKPTNTKMSDVTFTSCKMIGIDWTKGDWKSLLNPGPLRFHECILDDSNFFGLALDGIVMKECRIKEVDFRDATLRRADLSGSDLKGSLFNNTHLEGANFIDAQNTMIDIRTNHLKGAIFRRFEALFLLESMGIVLVD, from the coding sequence ATGGGTGCGCCTTTAGAGACTATTAGCGATCGTATGGATGTCTTTGCAGAAACCTTTAAAGGGGTAAATCTGCATGGTGTCAAGATCACCAAAGCGGAATTTGATGACTGCACGTTTGTTTCGTGTGATTTCAGTGAAACCGTTTTTTCTTTTTGCAAATTTACCGAATGCCGTTTTGAAAACTGCAACCTAAGTCTCATGAAACCAACCAATACTAAAATGAGCGATGTGACGTTTACCTCGTGCAAAATGATCGGCATTGATTGGACAAAGGGTGATTGGAAAAGCCTGCTCAATCCAGGTCCCCTTCGTTTTCACGAGTGCATTTTGGATGATAGCAATTTTTTTGGTTTAGCGTTAGATGGCATCGTGATGAAAGAGTGTCGCATCAAAGAGGTCGATTTTAGGGACGCAACACTCAGAAGAGCTGATCTGAGCGGCAGTGATTTGAAGGGGTCGTTATTTAACAACACCCATCTGGAAGGGGCTAATTTTATTGACGCACAAAACACGATGATCGACATCCGAACCAATCACCTCAAAGGAGCCATTTTCAGACGCTTTGAAGCTCTTTTTCTTCTCGAATCGATGGGAATTGTACTGGTAGATTGA
- a CDS encoding MFS transporter has translation MTTSNRHGSENSLAHFLIHHQLLIIYTCTILTLCTLYAVQPIQPLFEKEFDLSRFEAVIFTTVIMLPLSFAPIFYGYILETFSSKLFLRNAVLILGILELCFAWSSSYSILLTIRALQGLLIPAVLTSLMSYISFITPKDKVQQAIGYYIGATILGGFIGRLLSGILSDLFGWRLFFVLLGVALVLMFGALSFLSEEVKVDFVKPKLSQVMGVLKNKTFFNIYLMMFFIFFVFQALLNFLPFQLKNLSSTMGYGKVGMMYAGYIIGFIISIRILWMIRLFGNETKTIIFGILTYVVGLQIFHINDYLVMFGGMFVFCAGFFIIHSVASGLISKLAHEKRAISNGLYLSFYYAGGTIGTFAPGVFYHYLGWHIFLVLLALIAFATLFFAFRLQRTLRS, from the coding sequence TTGACAACATCAAATAGACACGGGAGTGAAAACTCCCTTGCTCACTTTTTGATTCACCATCAACTTCTCATCATCTATACCTGTACGATTCTAACCCTCTGCACCCTTTACGCGGTTCAGCCCATCCAACCCCTTTTTGAAAAAGAGTTTGACCTCAGTCGTTTTGAGGCGGTCATTTTTACCACGGTGATTATGTTACCGCTGAGTTTTGCACCGATCTTTTACGGTTATATCTTAGAGACCTTTTCGTCCAAACTCTTTTTGAGAAATGCGGTTTTAATTTTGGGCATTTTAGAGCTCTGCTTCGCGTGGAGTAGTAGTTACTCTATCCTTTTAACTATCAGGGCATTGCAAGGGCTTTTGATTCCTGCAGTGCTGACCTCTTTGATGAGCTATATCAGTTTTATTACGCCCAAAGATAAAGTGCAACAAGCCATTGGTTATTACATTGGGGCGACCATTTTGGGTGGATTTATTGGGCGTTTGCTCTCAGGCATCCTCAGTGATCTGTTTGGCTGGAGACTCTTTTTTGTGCTTTTGGGCGTCGCTTTAGTGCTGATGTTTGGCGCACTCAGTTTTTTAAGCGAAGAGGTGAAGGTCGATTTTGTCAAACCCAAACTTTCCCAAGTGATGGGTGTTCTTAAAAACAAAACTTTTTTTAACATCTACCTGATGATGTTTTTTATCTTCTTTGTGTTTCAAGCCCTGCTCAATTTTCTCCCTTTTCAACTTAAAAATTTAAGCTCGACGATGGGGTATGGCAAAGTGGGCATGATGTATGCAGGCTACATCATCGGGTTTATTATCTCCATTCGTATTTTGTGGATGATTCGCCTTTTTGGCAATGAAACGAAGACGATTATTTTTGGAATTTTAACTTATGTTGTGGGGTTGCAGATTTTTCACATTAACGACTATCTGGTGATGTTTGGGGGTATGTTTGTCTTTTGTGCAGGCTTTTTTATTATTCACTCCGTTGCTTCGGGGCTGATTAGCAAACTGGCGCACGAAAAACGCGCTATTTCCAATGGGTTGTATCTGTCGTTTTATTACGCAGGAGGAACCATTGGTACGTTTGCACCCGGTGTTTTTTATCACTATTTGGGGTGGCATATCTTCCTCGTACTTTTGGCGTTGATCGCCTTTGCAACGCTTTTTTTTGCGTTTAGACTGCAACGTACACTGCGCTCTTAA
- a CDS encoding HD domain-containing phosphohydrolase, with protein METILIVDDTPENLMILSEILKPFYTVKVANNGLKALNLIAAGHIPDIILLDVMMPEISGYEVCKKLKNDPLTRNIPIIFVTALSECKDEAEGLSLGAVDYITKPVNASIVLARIKTQVSLIQYQRNLEQKLAERTEEIVLTRMEVIRQLGRAAEYKDNETGTHILRMSAFTKIIAQKIGLDNVRAELIFLSAPMHDIGKIGTPDYILRKEGALSAEEWKIVKEHPLQGAEIIGNHQSALLQTARVVALTHHEKFDGTGYPYGIKGFNIPLAGRIVAIADVFDALTSKRPYKEPWSVERAVAYLTSERGKHFDPELVDAFLECMEEITTIMAQFKDAPQKAFDALHVKR; from the coding sequence ATGGAAACAATCCTTATCGTCGATGACACTCCTGAAAACCTTATGATTTTAAGTGAAATACTCAAGCCTTTCTACACGGTTAAAGTAGCCAATAATGGACTAAAAGCGCTCAATCTCATTGCCGCAGGGCATATCCCCGACATTATCCTCCTCGATGTGATGATGCCCGAAATCAGTGGCTATGAAGTCTGCAAAAAACTTAAAAATGATCCGCTCACACGCAACATTCCTATCATTTTTGTCACAGCGCTGAGTGAATGTAAAGATGAAGCAGAGGGGCTGAGTCTTGGGGCCGTGGATTACATCACAAAACCGGTGAACGCGTCTATTGTTTTAGCGCGTATCAAAACGCAAGTGAGCTTGATTCAGTATCAGCGCAATTTAGAGCAAAAACTAGCAGAGCGCACCGAAGAGATCGTGCTTACACGTATGGAGGTCATTCGCCAACTTGGGCGTGCCGCGGAGTACAAAGACAATGAAACGGGCACGCACATTTTGCGTATGAGTGCTTTCACGAAAATTATTGCTCAAAAAATTGGGTTGGATAATGTCAGAGCCGAACTCATCTTTCTCTCCGCACCCATGCACGACATCGGAAAAATAGGTACTCCCGATTACATTTTGCGCAAAGAGGGAGCACTGAGCGCAGAAGAGTGGAAAATCGTGAAAGAGCACCCACTGCAAGGCGCAGAAATCATCGGAAATCACCAATCCGCCCTGCTTCAAACCGCGCGTGTCGTTGCGCTCACCCACCATGAGAAGTTTGATGGCACGGGCTATCCGTATGGCATTAAAGGATTTAACATCCCTTTAGCAGGTCGAATTGTCGCTATTGCCGATGTGTTTGATGCCCTCACCTCCAAAAGACCTTACAAAGAGCCTTGGAGCGTGGAGCGCGCCGTTGCGTATCTGACTTCAGAGAGAGGGAAACATTTTGACCCTGAACTTGTTGATGCTTTTTTAGAGTGCATGGAGGAGATCACAACAATTATGGCGCAATTTAAAGATGCTCCTCAAAAAGCTTTTGACGCTTTACATGTAAAGCGTTAA
- the trpB gene encoding tryptophan synthase subunit beta has product MIQKPYLKAFPDAKGYFGKFGGAFLPPELEEQFKKIEEAYLTIGNSHNFIRELRDIRKHYQGRPTPVYYARRLSEFVGGARIYLKREDLNHTGAHKLNHCMGEALLAKYLGKKKLIAETGAGQHGVALATAAAYFGLECEIHMGEVDIAKEHPNVVRMRVLGAKVVPVTFGAKTLKEAVDSAFVAYLHDPENSIYCIGSVVGPHPFPMMVRDFQSVVGIEAREQFFEMTGNLPDNLVACVGGGSNAMGLFSAFIDDPCEMYGVEPGGKGTKLGEHAASLTYGSEGILHGFNSIMLKNEAGEPAAVHSVASGLDYPSVGPEHAYLNSIARTKVGIANDAETIQAFYDLSHYEGIIPALESAHAVAFAMKLAKEKPYESILVNLSGRGDKDIDFVVANYKPEDYM; this is encoded by the coding sequence ATGATACAAAAGCCCTATTTGAAGGCGTTTCCTGATGCAAAAGGCTATTTTGGAAAATTTGGTGGCGCGTTTTTACCACCTGAACTCGAAGAGCAGTTTAAAAAGATCGAAGAGGCGTACCTGACCATCGGTAATTCACACAATTTTATTCGCGAATTGCGTGACATTCGCAAGCATTACCAAGGTCGCCCGACACCAGTGTATTATGCCAGACGTCTAAGCGAGTTTGTTGGAGGGGCACGAATTTACCTCAAACGAGAAGATCTCAACCACACGGGTGCGCACAAACTCAACCACTGCATGGGCGAAGCGCTACTCGCTAAATATCTGGGCAAGAAAAAGTTGATCGCAGAAACAGGAGCAGGGCAACACGGCGTGGCACTCGCTACTGCGGCGGCTTATTTTGGGCTTGAGTGTGAGATTCACATGGGTGAAGTCGACATCGCCAAAGAGCATCCTAATGTGGTTCGTATGCGCGTTCTTGGAGCCAAAGTGGTGCCCGTAACCTTTGGGGCTAAAACACTCAAAGAAGCGGTGGACTCAGCCTTTGTGGCGTATTTACACGATCCCGAAAACAGCATTTACTGCATCGGCTCTGTCGTAGGTCCTCATCCGTTTCCGATGATGGTGCGAGACTTTCAAAGTGTGGTCGGCATCGAAGCCAGAGAGCAATTTTTTGAGATGACAGGAAATTTACCTGATAACTTGGTCGCCTGCGTTGGTGGCGGCAGTAACGCGATGGGACTTTTCTCCGCGTTTATTGACGATCCGTGCGAAATGTACGGCGTTGAACCAGGAGGCAAAGGGACAAAACTCGGTGAACATGCCGCAAGTTTGACCTATGGAAGCGAGGGCATTTTGCATGGATTTAACTCCATTATGCTTAAAAACGAAGCAGGTGAGCCCGCCGCCGTTCATTCGGTTGCGAGTGGGCTCGACTACCCCTCCGTTGGCCCAGAACACGCGTATCTAAACTCCATCGCGCGCACGAAAGTGGGCATCGCCAATGATGCGGAGACGATTCAAGCCTTTTACGATCTAAGCCATTATGAAGGCATCATCCCAGCCCTTGAGAGTGCGCATGCAGTCGCCTTTGCAATGAAACTTGCGAAAGAAAAACCGTACGAGTCGATCTTGGTGAATCTGAGCGGTCGCGGCGATAAAGATATTGATTTTGTGGTGGCGAATTATAAGCCAGAAGATTACATGTAA
- a CDS encoding DUF350 domain-containing protein: MIFHYLLSFGFFLVTSLAVLALFFFLYAKVTPYDDYKMIFEENNTASALGFGGAILGLCIPLYSALVNSISYLDFATWAIIAMVVQLLFAFGMTRLGGKFSVEKHISNGDVAVGVLMAFMSIAIGLLNAGSMSY; encoded by the coding sequence ATGATTTTTCACTATTTGCTCTCCTTTGGGTTTTTCCTCGTAACCTCACTTGCCGTGCTCGCACTCTTCTTCTTTCTCTACGCAAAAGTCACACCGTATGATGACTACAAAATGATTTTTGAAGAGAACAACACCGCCTCTGCACTTGGATTTGGCGGCGCCATACTGGGGCTCTGCATTCCTCTTTACAGCGCACTTGTTAACTCCATCTCTTACCTTGATTTTGCCACATGGGCGATCATTGCGATGGTGGTTCAGCTTCTGTTTGCCTTTGGCATGACGCGTTTAGGTGGTAAATTCTCCGTTGAAAAGCACATCAGCAATGGCGATGTTGCCGTAGGCGTTTTAATGGCATTTATGTCAATCGCGATTGGTTTACTTAACGCTGGGTCAATGAGTTATTAA